The Microbacterium sp. LWH7-1.2 genome window below encodes:
- a CDS encoding heme o synthase — MDSTKTAGTVASVDGSSRPPQTFGRTVRAYIALMKPRVLELLLVTTVPVMILAQGGFPDVWLVLATVIGGTASAGSAAAFNMYLDRDIDAHMQRTVNRPLVTGEVSPRGALIFAWTLAVFSTVWLWLTTNWLAATLSAAAIFFYVVIYTMILKRRTEQNIVWGGIAGCFPVLIGWTAVTGSLAWPPVILFALVFLWTPPHYWPLSMKYKDQYEEVDVPMLGATRAGSQVGLQVILYAWATVVCSLLLIPVAGMGLVYTVSSLVFGGWFIYESHVLYNRAVRGTEPRPMRVFHASITYLTLLFVAIAVDPLLPF, encoded by the coding sequence ATGGACAGCACGAAGACGGCCGGGACCGTAGCATCCGTCGACGGCTCCAGCCGGCCTCCGCAGACGTTCGGCCGCACCGTCCGCGCGTACATCGCGCTGATGAAGCCGCGCGTGCTCGAGCTGCTGCTGGTGACGACCGTGCCGGTCATGATCCTCGCGCAGGGCGGCTTCCCCGACGTGTGGCTGGTCCTTGCGACCGTCATCGGCGGCACCGCGAGCGCCGGATCGGCCGCCGCGTTCAACATGTACCTCGACCGCGACATCGACGCGCACATGCAGCGCACGGTGAACCGCCCTCTCGTCACCGGCGAGGTCTCGCCGCGCGGCGCGCTGATCTTCGCGTGGACGCTGGCGGTGTTCTCGACCGTGTGGCTGTGGCTCACCACGAACTGGCTCGCCGCGACGCTGTCGGCCGCCGCCATCTTCTTCTACGTCGTGATCTACACGATGATCCTCAAGCGCCGCACCGAGCAGAACATCGTGTGGGGCGGCATCGCGGGCTGCTTCCCGGTGCTGATCGGCTGGACCGCAGTGACCGGCTCGCTCGCGTGGCCGCCGGTCATCCTCTTCGCCCTCGTCTTCCTGTGGACGCCGCCGCACTACTGGCCGCTGTCGATGAAGTACAAGGACCAGTACGAAGAGGTCGACGTTCCCATGCTCGGCGCGACGCGCGCCGGCTCGCAGGTGGGCCTCCAGGTGATCCTGTACGCGTGGGCCACCGTGGTGTGCTCGCTGCTGCTGATCCCCGTCGCCGGCATGGGCCTCGTCTACACCGTCTCGTCCCTCGTCTTCGGCGGCTGGTTCATCTACGAGTCCCACGTGCTCTACAACCGCGCGGTGCGCGGCACCGAGCCGCGGCCGATGCGCGTGTTCCACGCCTCGATCACTTACCTCACGCTGCTGTTCGTCGCGATCGCGGTCGACCCGCTGCTGCCGTTCTGA
- the tkt gene encoding transketolase — protein MSELRWDEIDRRAVDTARVLAADAVEKVGNGHPGTAMSLAPAAYLLYQRVLRHDPTDTHWVGRDRFILSAGHSSLTQYVQLYLGGFGLELEDLKALRTWGSLTPGHPEYGHTKGVEITTGPLGQGLASAVGFAYAARYERGLFDPEAAAGESPFDHHIYVIAGDGDLQEGVTSEASSLAGHQALGNLIAIYDSNQISIEDDTNVAFTEDVAKRYESYGWQVQVVDWKKTGEYVEDVAELYGAIEAAKGETTKPSLIILRTIIGWPSPGKQNTGKIHGSALGADELAATKKVLGFDPEQSFVVADDVIARTRALADRAAEQRAVWQESFDAWAAANPERKALFDRLEAGELPEDVASALPSFEAGKDVSTRAASGTVINALAAVLPELWGGSADLAESNLTTIKDAKSFIPAEWSTHEWSGDPYGRVLHFGIREHAMGAIVNGIKLHGPTRPFGGTFLIFSDYMRPSVRLAALMNIPSIFVWTHDSVALGEDGPTHQPVEQLATLRAIPNFTVVRPADANETSAAWLEIVRRQDGPSGIALTRQNIPVFARGEGEAEGDVFASTDGVAKGAYILAEAPNGTPDVILIATGSEVQLAVSARETLAAEGVNARVVSAPSLEWFDEQDEAYREKVLPAAVTARVSVEAGSALTWRGIVGDAGRSVAIDHFGASADYKTLFQKFGITADAVVEAARESLAATAALELAAAK, from the coding sequence GTGTCGGAACTGCGTTGGGATGAGATCGATCGGCGAGCGGTGGACACCGCGCGCGTCCTGGCAGCGGATGCGGTGGAGAAGGTGGGCAACGGCCACCCCGGCACGGCGATGAGCCTGGCGCCGGCCGCGTACCTGCTGTATCAGCGGGTGCTGCGCCACGATCCGACGGACACCCACTGGGTCGGTCGCGACCGGTTCATCCTGTCGGCGGGCCACTCGTCGCTCACCCAGTATGTGCAGCTGTACCTGGGCGGATTCGGGCTCGAGCTCGAGGACCTCAAGGCGCTGCGCACCTGGGGCTCGCTCACCCCGGGTCACCCCGAGTACGGCCACACCAAGGGCGTCGAGATCACGACCGGTCCGCTGGGCCAGGGCCTCGCCTCGGCGGTGGGCTTCGCCTACGCGGCCCGCTACGAGCGCGGCCTCTTCGACCCGGAGGCCGCTGCCGGCGAGTCTCCGTTCGACCACCACATCTATGTGATCGCCGGTGATGGCGACCTGCAGGAGGGCGTCACCTCGGAGGCCTCGTCGCTGGCGGGCCACCAGGCGCTCGGCAACCTGATCGCGATCTACGACTCGAACCAGATCTCGATCGAGGACGACACCAACGTCGCGTTCACCGAGGACGTCGCGAAGCGCTACGAGTCCTACGGCTGGCAGGTGCAGGTCGTGGACTGGAAGAAGACCGGCGAGTACGTCGAAGACGTCGCCGAGCTGTACGGCGCCATCGAGGCCGCGAAGGGCGAGACGACCAAGCCGTCGCTGATCATCCTCCGCACGATCATCGGCTGGCCGTCGCCCGGCAAGCAGAACACCGGCAAGATCCACGGCTCCGCGCTCGGCGCCGACGAGCTCGCCGCCACGAAGAAGGTCCTCGGCTTCGACCCCGAGCAGTCCTTCGTGGTCGCGGACGACGTCATCGCGCGCACCCGGGCGCTGGCCGATCGCGCCGCCGAGCAGCGCGCAGTCTGGCAGGAGTCCTTCGACGCGTGGGCCGCCGCCAACCCGGAGCGCAAGGCACTGTTCGACCGCCTCGAGGCCGGCGAACTGCCCGAGGACGTCGCATCCGCTCTGCCGTCGTTCGAGGCCGGCAAGGACGTCTCGACCCGCGCCGCGTCGGGCACCGTCATCAACGCGCTCGCCGCGGTGCTGCCGGAGCTGTGGGGCGGCTCGGCCGACCTCGCCGAGTCGAACCTCACCACCATCAAGGACGCCAAGTCGTTCATCCCGGCCGAGTGGTCCACGCACGAGTGGTCGGGCGACCCCTACGGCCGCGTGCTGCACTTCGGCATCCGCGAGCACGCGATGGGCGCGATCGTCAACGGCATCAAGCTGCACGGCCCGACCCGTCCGTTCGGCGGCACGTTCCTCATCTTCAGCGACTACATGCGCCCGTCGGTGCGTCTGGCCGCGCTGATGAACATCCCGTCGATCTTCGTGTGGACGCACGATTCGGTCGCGCTCGGTGAGGACGGCCCCACCCACCAGCCGGTCGAGCAGCTCGCGACGCTGCGCGCGATCCCGAACTTCACGGTGGTGCGCCCGGCCGACGCGAACGAGACCTCGGCCGCGTGGCTCGAGATCGTCCGCCGCCAGGACGGGCCGTCGGGCATCGCGCTGACCCGTCAGAACATCCCGGTGTTCGCGCGCGGTGAGGGTGAGGCGGAAGGCGACGTGTTCGCATCGACCGACGGCGTCGCCAAGGGTGCGTACATCCTCGCCGAGGCGCCGAACGGCACCCCCGACGTGATCCTCATCGCGACCGGCTCCGAGGTGCAGCTGGCGGTCTCCGCCCGTGAGACCCTCGCCGCCGAGGGCGTGAACGCCCGCGTGGTGTCGGCGCCGTCGCTGGAGTGGTTCGACGAGCAGGACGAGGCGTACCGCGAGAAGGTCCTGCCCGCGGCCGTCACGGCGCGCGTGTCGGTCGAGGCCGGCTCGGCGCTCACCTGGCGCGGCATCGTCGGCGACGCCGGCCGCTCCGTCGCGATCGACCACTTCGGCGCGTCGGCCGACTACAAGACCCTGTTCCAGAAGTTCGGCATCACCGCCGACGCCGTCGTCGAGGCCGCCCGCGAGTCCCTCGCGGCCACGGCAGCACTCGAACTCGCAGCGGCGAAGTAA
- the tal gene encoding transaldolase — protein MSTPTEKLVAEGVSIWLDDLSRERITSGNLTELISTRNVSGVTTNPTIFQGAIGGGGHAYADQISELAKAGASVDDAIFAATTDDVRDAADIFRPVYDATNGVDGRVSIEVSPDLAHDTDATIAQAKELWAKVDRPNVHIKIPATKAGLPAITAVLAEGISVNVTLIFSLERYAEVIEAFLSGIEQAQANGHDISQIHSVASFFVSRVDTEVDKRLAAIGTDEAGGLKSLAGVANARLAYELFEKEFATDRAKALTDAGANAQRPLWASTGVKDPNLPDTLYVTELVAPGTVNTMPEKTLEATFDHGQIAGDTVTGTYAAAHEVFDRLAAVGVDFADATQVLEDEGVEKFIASWHDLQGTVKTALEDALQATR, from the coding sequence ATGAGCACCCCCACCGAGAAGCTGGTCGCTGAAGGCGTGAGCATCTGGCTCGACGACCTGTCGCGCGAGCGCATCACGTCGGGCAACCTGACCGAGCTCATCTCGACGCGCAACGTCTCAGGCGTCACGACGAACCCGACGATCTTCCAGGGCGCGATCGGCGGCGGCGGACACGCGTACGCCGACCAGATCTCCGAGCTCGCGAAGGCGGGCGCGTCGGTCGACGACGCGATCTTCGCGGCGACGACCGACGACGTGCGCGACGCGGCCGACATCTTCCGTCCCGTCTACGACGCCACGAACGGCGTGGACGGCCGCGTGTCGATCGAGGTCTCCCCCGACCTCGCCCACGACACCGACGCGACGATCGCGCAGGCCAAGGAGCTGTGGGCGAAGGTCGACCGCCCGAACGTCCACATCAAGATCCCCGCGACGAAGGCGGGCTTGCCGGCCATCACCGCGGTGCTCGCCGAGGGCATCTCCGTCAACGTCACGCTGATCTTCAGCCTCGAGCGCTACGCAGAGGTCATCGAGGCGTTCCTCTCGGGCATCGAGCAGGCGCAGGCGAACGGCCATGACATCTCGCAGATCCACTCGGTGGCGTCGTTCTTCGTCTCGCGCGTGGACACCGAGGTCGACAAGCGCCTCGCCGCCATCGGCACGGACGAGGCCGGGGGCCTGAAGTCGCTCGCCGGCGTCGCGAACGCCCGTCTCGCGTACGAGCTGTTCGAGAAGGAGTTCGCCACCGATCGCGCGAAGGCGCTGACGGATGCGGGAGCCAACGCCCAGCGTCCGCTGTGGGCCTCGACCGGCGTGAAGGACCCCAACCTCCCCGACACGCTGTACGTCACCGAGCTCGTCGCCCCCGGCACCGTCAACACCATGCCGGAGAAGACGCTCGAGGCGACGTTCGACCACGGCCAGATCGCCGGCGACACGGTCACCGGCACCTACGCGGCCGCGCACGAGGTGTTCGACCGCCTCGCCGCGGTCGGCGTCGACTTCGCCGACGCGACCCAGGTGCTCGAGGACGAAGGCGTCGAGAAGTTCATCGCCTCCTGGCACGACCTGCAGGGCACCGTGAAGACGGCCCTCGAGGACGCGCTCCAGGCCACCCGATGA
- a CDS encoding glucose-6-phosphate isomerase: protein MSFDIHLSGHVKSVVEATLPGLVASLVASGITGGDSSLWGSEAEDEASRRLGWTEAVSVSRPLVPEILALRERLHARNVTRIVLAGMGGSSLAPEVITQTSGAPLVILDSTAPGQVLAAIDGDAQAGDLTRTALVVSSKSGSTVETDSAKRAFEAAFRDLGIDPAERIIVVTDPGSPLDQEARADGYTVFNADPTVGGRYSALTAFGLVPAGLAGADISELLDEAEASLLEVSIDSPDNPALVLAAAIAGGEPRKDKLGLITDGTHIVGLPDWIEQLVAESTGKEGTGILPVVLLPVSPEVDTKPADLQIVRFVDEAKKFHLFEHHEGEILVSGSLGAQFVVWEYATAIAGRMLGINPFDQPDVESAKVAARSLLDARPEATAPAFAVEGVEVRVSDPALATSGTVAGVLDALWARLPEDGYVAIQAYVNRLELGQLSGLRELVAADSGRPATFGWGPRFLHSTGQYHKGGPANGVFLQILEQTDVDLEIPGRPFTFGQLIQAQAAGDAAVLAEGHGRPVVTLTLTDPQIEVLSLFEAAQ, encoded by the coding sequence ATGAGCTTCGACATCCACCTGTCGGGGCACGTCAAGTCCGTCGTCGAGGCGACGCTCCCCGGGCTCGTCGCGAGCCTGGTGGCGTCGGGGATCACCGGGGGCGACTCGTCGCTGTGGGGTTCGGAGGCGGAGGACGAGGCATCCCGTCGGCTCGGGTGGACAGAGGCCGTCAGCGTCTCGCGCCCGCTGGTGCCCGAGATCCTCGCCCTGCGCGAGCGCCTGCACGCCCGCAACGTGACCCGGATCGTGCTCGCGGGCATGGGCGGCTCGTCGCTCGCGCCCGAGGTGATCACGCAGACGTCGGGTGCGCCGCTGGTGATCCTCGACTCGACCGCGCCGGGCCAGGTGCTCGCCGCGATCGACGGCGACGCCCAGGCGGGCGACCTCACGCGCACCGCGCTCGTGGTGTCGTCGAAGTCGGGGTCGACCGTCGAGACGGACTCGGCCAAGCGCGCCTTCGAGGCCGCGTTCCGCGACCTCGGCATCGACCCCGCCGAGCGGATCATCGTCGTGACCGATCCCGGCTCGCCGCTGGACCAGGAGGCCCGCGCCGACGGGTACACCGTGTTCAACGCCGACCCGACCGTGGGTGGCCGCTACTCGGCGCTCACCGCGTTCGGGCTCGTGCCGGCAGGCCTCGCAGGCGCCGACATCTCGGAACTCCTCGACGAGGCCGAGGCGTCGCTGCTCGAGGTCTCGATCGACAGCCCCGACAACCCTGCGCTCGTGCTGGCTGCGGCCATCGCCGGAGGCGAACCGCGCAAGGACAAGCTCGGCCTCATCACCGACGGCACCCACATCGTGGGGCTGCCGGACTGGATCGAGCAGCTCGTCGCCGAGTCGACGGGCAAGGAGGGCACCGGCATCCTGCCCGTCGTCCTGCTGCCGGTCTCCCCCGAGGTCGACACGAAGCCCGCCGATCTGCAGATCGTGCGCTTCGTGGACGAGGCCAAGAAGTTCCACCTGTTCGAGCACCACGAGGGCGAGATCCTCGTCAGCGGCTCGCTCGGTGCGCAGTTCGTGGTGTGGGAGTACGCGACGGCGATCGCGGGACGGATGCTGGGCATCAACCCGTTCGACCAGCCCGATGTCGAGTCCGCCAAGGTCGCCGCGCGCAGCCTGCTCGATGCCCGTCCCGAAGCCACTGCGCCGGCGTTCGCCGTAGAGGGCGTCGAGGTGCGCGTCTCGGACCCCGCCCTCGCCACATCCGGAACGGTCGCGGGAGTGCTCGACGCACTGTGGGCCCGCCTTCCCGAGGACGGCTACGTCGCGATCCAGGCCTACGTCAACCGCCTCGAGCTCGGCCAGCTCTCCGGCCTGCGCGAACTCGTCGCCGCGGACTCGGGTCGCCCCGCCACGTTCGGCTGGGGGCCCCGGTTCCTCCACTCGACGGGGCAGTACCACAAGGGCGGCCCCGCGAACGGCGTGTTCCTGCAGATCCTGGAGCAGACCGACGTCGACCTCGAGATCCCTGGCCGGCCGTTCACGTTCGGCCAGCTCATCCAGGCGCAGGCTGCGGGCGACGCGGCCGTGCTCGCCGAAGGCCACGGCCGTCCGGTCGTGACCCTGACCCTCACCGACCCCCAGATCGAAGTGCTCTCGCTCTTCGAAGCGGCACAGTAG
- the zwf gene encoding glucose-6-phosphate dehydrogenase, which translates to MTVEISRGHNPLRDPEDRRLNRIAGPSALVIFGVTGDLSRKKLMPAVYDLANRGLLPPGFALVGFARRDWEDQDFAKVVYDAVRQHARTEFRDETWQQLLQGIRFVSGEFDDPDAFRRLKDTVDKLDTDRGTMGNHAYYLSIPPKAFPLVAEQLKSSGLVDDTADQPDRWRRVVIEKPFGHDQESARALNDVLRSAFPTDSIFRIDHYLGKETVQNILALRFANELYEPIWNRNYVDHVQITMAEDIGVGGRAGYYDGVGAARDVIQNHLLQLMALTAMEEPISFDAKDLRAEKEKVLAAVTLPADLARSTARGQYAGGWQGGEKVLGFLEEDGMNPQSTTETYAAVTLEVNTRRWAGVPFYLRTGKRLGRRVTEIAVVFKRAPELLFSRSQTSGQGQNALVIRVQPDEGVTIRFGSKVPGAGAQVRDVTMDFGYGHAFTEASPEAYERLILDVLLGDPPLFPRHEEVELSWRILDPIEKFWDAQGGPLEQYSPGSWGPDSADEMLSRDGRTWRRP; encoded by the coding sequence ATGACCGTCGAGATCTCGCGCGGGCACAACCCGCTGCGCGACCCCGAAGACCGTCGCCTCAACCGCATCGCCGGCCCGAGCGCGCTCGTCATCTTCGGCGTCACGGGAGACCTCTCCCGCAAGAAGCTCATGCCCGCCGTCTATGACCTCGCCAACCGGGGGCTGCTGCCTCCCGGCTTCGCGCTCGTCGGCTTCGCGCGACGTGACTGGGAGGACCAGGACTTCGCCAAGGTCGTCTACGACGCGGTGCGTCAGCACGCCCGCACCGAGTTCCGCGACGAGACGTGGCAGCAGCTGCTCCAGGGCATCCGCTTCGTCTCGGGCGAGTTCGACGACCCGGACGCCTTCCGCCGTCTGAAGGACACCGTCGACAAGCTCGACACCGACCGCGGCACGATGGGCAATCACGCGTACTACCTGTCGATCCCGCCGAAGGCGTTCCCCCTCGTCGCGGAGCAGCTGAAGTCCTCGGGCCTCGTCGACGACACCGCCGACCAGCCCGACCGCTGGCGCCGCGTCGTCATCGAGAAGCCCTTCGGTCACGACCAGGAGTCGGCGCGCGCCCTGAACGATGTGCTCCGCTCGGCGTTCCCGACGGACTCGATCTTCCGCATCGACCATTACCTCGGCAAGGAGACGGTCCAGAACATCCTGGCGCTGCGCTTCGCGAACGAGCTGTACGAGCCGATCTGGAACCGCAACTACGTCGACCACGTGCAGATCACCATGGCGGAAGACATCGGGGTGGGCGGCCGTGCCGGCTACTACGACGGCGTCGGCGCCGCGCGCGACGTCATCCAGAACCACCTGCTGCAGCTCATGGCGCTCACCGCGATGGAGGAGCCCATCTCGTTCGACGCGAAGGACCTCCGCGCCGAGAAGGAGAAGGTGCTCGCCGCCGTCACCCTCCCGGCCGACCTTGCGCGCTCGACCGCTCGCGGTCAGTACGCCGGCGGCTGGCAGGGCGGCGAGAAGGTGCTCGGCTTCCTCGAGGAAGACGGCATGAACCCGCAGTCCACGACCGAGACGTACGCCGCCGTCACGCTCGAGGTGAACACGCGCCGCTGGGCCGGCGTGCCGTTCTACCTCCGCACCGGCAAGCGCCTCGGCCGCCGCGTCACCGAGATCGCCGTGGTGTTCAAGCGCGCCCCCGAACTGCTGTTCTCGCGCAGCCAGACCTCGGGTCAGGGCCAGAACGCCCTCGTGATCCGCGTCCAGCCCGATGAAGGCGTGACGATCCGCTTCGGCTCCAAGGTGCCGGGCGCCGGCGCCCAGGTGCGCGACGTCACGATGGACTTCGGCTACGGCCACGCATTCACCGAGGCGAGCCCCGAGGCCTATGAGCGGCTCATCCTCGATGTGCTCCTCGGCGACCCGCCGCTGTTCCCGCGGCACGAAGAGGTCGAGCTGTCGTGGAGGATCCTCGACCCGATCGAGAAGTTCTGGGATGCCCAGGGCGGCCCGCTCGAACAGTACTCGCCCGGGTCGTGGGGCCCGGATTCCGCGGACGAGATGCTCTCCCGCGATGGTCGCACCTGGAGGCGCCCGTGA
- a CDS encoding glucose-6-phosphate dehydrogenase assembly protein OpcA: MIVDLPDTTVSKISRALVNVREEGGAVALGRVLTLVILTREGAVEEVIEAANDASREHPMRVIVLMIPDSGDGESRLDAQIRVGGDAGASEVVTLRAFGDAGRSNLESLVTGLLLPDAPVVVWWPNRTPDHISRTSIGRIAQRRITDAATKSDPSAWVAGLGEQYAPGDTDLAWTRLTRWREQLAAILDQPPYEPVLGVRVRGASDSPSTALLAAWLRLTLDVPVDWAYLDAEEWPHGIKSVVLVRASGEVLLERPSPGVAILTQPGQPTHDLAFPRRTLRECLAEELRRLDPDVLYGRVITEGWELLDPPATKGTQT, from the coding sequence GTGATCGTCGACCTTCCCGACACCACTGTCAGCAAGATCTCCCGCGCACTCGTCAACGTGCGCGAAGAGGGCGGGGCTGTCGCGCTCGGCCGCGTGCTGACGCTCGTGATCCTCACCCGCGAGGGCGCCGTCGAAGAGGTGATCGAGGCCGCGAACGACGCGTCACGCGAGCATCCGATGCGCGTCATCGTGCTGATGATCCCCGACTCCGGCGACGGCGAGTCCCGCCTCGACGCGCAGATCCGGGTCGGCGGCGACGCCGGCGCGAGCGAGGTCGTCACGCTGCGCGCGTTCGGCGACGCCGGCCGCTCGAACCTCGAGAGCCTCGTGACGGGTCTCCTCCTCCCCGACGCCCCTGTGGTGGTGTGGTGGCCCAACCGGACCCCCGATCACATCTCGCGGACGTCGATCGGCCGCATCGCGCAGCGCCGGATCACGGATGCCGCGACCAAGTCGGACCCGTCGGCGTGGGTCGCCGGCCTCGGCGAGCAGTACGCGCCGGGCGACACCGACCTCGCCTGGACGCGCCTGACGCGCTGGCGCGAGCAGCTGGCCGCGATCCTCGACCAGCCGCCGTACGAGCCCGTCCTGGGCGTGCGCGTGCGCGGGGCGTCCGACTCGCCCTCCACCGCGCTCCTGGCGGCGTGGCTGCGTCTCACGCTCGACGTGCCGGTCGACTGGGCCTACCTCGACGCGGAAGAGTGGCCGCACGGCATCAAGTCCGTCGTCCTGGTGCGCGCGAGCGGCGAGGTGCTCCTGGAGCGCCCGTCGCCCGGCGTGGCCATCCTCACGCAGCCGGGTCAGCCGACGCACGACCTCGCGTTCCCCCGCCGGACGCTGCGCGAATGCCTCGCGGAGGAGCTTCGTCGACTCGACCCGGACGTCCTGTATGGTCGAGTGATCACCGAGGGTTGGGAGCTGCTCGACCCCCCGGCGACGAAGGGGACGCAGACCTGA
- the pgl gene encoding 6-phosphogluconolactonase, with product MPEGWAEKRVIISSDPAALAESVAPRFLSRVTKRIDEGKLAHISLTGGSMGAAVLAAAARNPRAARIDWSRVHFWWSDERFVPLGHAERNDRQARDAFLDVVEVPAENIHATLGSDDGADLDTAAAAYADELARFPGAEGAWPSFDVCFLGVGPDGHIASLFPDRSEIQITDRSVVAVRDSPKPPPERITMTRPVINSSKRVWLVLAGADKAAALGLALAGASYASVPAAGAKGRKRTTFFVDQAAAAQVPPDLIDREY from the coding sequence ATGCCTGAGGGCTGGGCAGAGAAACGCGTCATCATCAGTTCCGATCCCGCCGCCTTGGCCGAGTCGGTCGCGCCCCGCTTCCTGAGTCGGGTCACCAAGCGCATCGATGAGGGCAAGCTCGCACACATCTCGCTCACGGGCGGCTCGATGGGCGCGGCCGTGCTCGCGGCGGCCGCGCGGAATCCACGTGCGGCGCGTATCGACTGGTCGCGCGTGCACTTCTGGTGGAGCGACGAGCGCTTCGTTCCGCTCGGCCACGCCGAGCGGAACGACCGCCAGGCCCGTGACGCGTTCCTCGATGTCGTCGAGGTCCCCGCGGAGAACATCCACGCGACCCTCGGGAGCGACGACGGGGCCGACCTGGACACAGCGGCTGCCGCGTACGCCGATGAGCTCGCGCGCTTCCCGGGTGCCGAGGGCGCGTGGCCGTCGTTCGACGTCTGCTTCCTCGGCGTCGGCCCGGACGGGCACATCGCATCGCTCTTCCCCGACCGCTCCGAGATCCAGATCACGGACCGCTCGGTGGTGGCCGTGCGCGACTCCCCCAAGCCGCCGCCGGAGCGCATCACCATGACGCGCCCGGTGATCAACAGCTCGAAGCGCGTCTGGCTCGTGCTGGCGGGCGCCGACAAGGCGGCCGCCCTCGGGCTCGCCCTCGCCGGCGCGAGCTACGCGAGCGTGCCCGCTGCCGGCGCGAAGGGCCGCAAGCGCACGACGTTCTTCGTCGACCAGGCCGCCGCCGCTCAGGTGCCGCCGGACCTCATCGACCGGGAGTACTGA
- a CDS encoding RNA polymerase-binding protein RbpA — translation MATGGNAIRGTRVGAGPMGEQDHGFHADRVAVSYWDALGNETVRYFAAGIPEEEIPDTIDSPHSGLPAGRDKENPPAVAKTEPYKTHLAYVKERRTEEEAETLLDDALKQLRERRGQD, via the coding sequence ATGGCCACCGGAGGCAACGCGATCCGCGGCACCCGCGTCGGTGCCGGTCCGATGGGCGAGCAGGACCATGGCTTCCACGCCGACCGCGTGGCCGTCTCGTACTGGGATGCCCTGGGCAACGAGACCGTCCGCTACTTCGCGGCGGGAATCCCCGAAGAGGAGATCCCCGACACGATCGACTCGCCGCACTCGGGTCTCCCGGCAGGCCGCGACAAGGAGAACCCTCCCGCCGTCGCGAAGACTGAGCCGTACAAGACGCACCTCGCCTACGTGAAGGAGCGCCGCACCGAGGAAGAGGCCGAGACCCTCCTCGACGACGCGCTCAAGCAGCTGCGCGAGCGCCGCGGCCAGGACTGA
- the secG gene encoding preprotein translocase subunit SecG — protein sequence MQILEFVLQVLLGITSLLLTLLILLHKGRGGGLSDMFGGGMTSALGSSGLAERNLNRFTVVLALVWFASIVALGLITKFQAV from the coding sequence GTGCAGATCCTCGAGTTCGTCCTGCAGGTGCTTCTCGGCATCACGAGTCTCCTGCTGACTCTCCTCATCCTGCTCCACAAAGGGCGCGGCGGCGGCTTGTCCGACATGTTCGGCGGCGGCATGACGTCGGCGCTCGGCTCCTCGGGCCTCGCCGAGCGCAACCTCAACCGGTTCACGGTGGTCCTCGCCCTGGTGTGGTTCGCCTCGATCGTCGCCCTCGGCCTGATCACGAAGTTCCAGGCCGTCTGA
- the tpiA gene encoding triose-phosphate isomerase, with the protein MAVAGRTPLIAGNWKMNLDHLQAVAFVQKLHWTLKDAKHEDGSVEVAVFPPFTDLRTVQTLLDADKIPFALGAQDLSAHDSGAYTGEISGAFLAKLDAKYVIIGHSERRQYHDETDEVVGSKVKAALKHGLVPVICVGETSEDLEKFGASAVPVSQLSVALEGLKADADIVVAYEPVWAIGSGQAATPEQAQDVCAKLREVIGEKLGADAAARTRVLYGGSVKAANIASFMREPDVDGALVGGASLVVDEFAAIIRYQKHVGV; encoded by the coding sequence ATGGCAGTAGCAGGCCGTACCCCGCTCATCGCGGGCAACTGGAAGATGAACCTCGACCACCTTCAGGCGGTCGCGTTCGTGCAGAAGCTGCACTGGACCCTCAAGGACGCCAAGCACGAGGACGGCTCGGTCGAGGTCGCGGTGTTCCCGCCCTTCACCGACCTGCGCACCGTGCAGACGCTGCTCGATGCCGACAAGATCCCGTTCGCCCTCGGCGCACAGGACCTGTCGGCGCACGACTCGGGCGCGTACACCGGTGAGATCTCGGGTGCGTTCCTGGCCAAGCTCGACGCCAAGTACGTCATCATCGGCCACTCCGAGCGCCGGCAGTACCACGACGAGACGGATGAGGTCGTGGGCTCGAAGGTCAAGGCCGCGCTCAAGCACGGCCTCGTGCCCGTGATCTGCGTCGGCGAGACCAGCGAGGACCTGGAGAAGTTCGGCGCCAGCGCCGTGCCGGTCAGCCAGCTGTCGGTCGCGCTCGAGGGGCTCAAGGCCGACGCCGACATCGTCGTCGCCTACGAGCCCGTCTGGGCGATCGGCTCCGGCCAGGCCGCGACGCCGGAGCAGGCGCAGGACGTGTGCGCCAAGCTCCGCGAGGTCATCGGCGAGAAGCTCGGCGCGGACGCGGCAGCGCGCACGCGCGTGCTCTACGGCGGGTCGGTGAAGGCCGCGAACATCGCGAGCTTCATGCGCGAGCCCGACGTGGACGGCGCCCTGGTCGGCGGTGCGAGCCTCGTCGTCGACGAGTTCGCCGCGATCATCCGCTACCAGAAGCACGTCGGGGTCTGA